The nucleotide sequence CTTTGGTGGCTTTAGACCTAGAAGATGATTTAGAAAATCGTATCGATCATTGGGAAAAATTAATCGCTCTTAAAACTATTTTATTAAACGATTATTTACCTGAAGCTATTTTTGAAGAAGAGCATTATCTGGATAATGGAAAAGAAATATCCAGAGTTTATGTTCCTTTAAATGAAAAGGTGTCCATCCATAATAAAAATACCTGGCAAACAACTATGGAATTCTTTAATGTTACAATGACAGCTTTTGAACATTTTTTTGAAGAGTATAAAGATGTGATCAAAGGTTAAATCACGTACCAGAGCATCATTAAAAAATGACAGATCGCACCCCCTAAAACAAATAAATGCCAGATCACATGATTATAAGGTATCTTTTCGATTGCATAAAATACAATCCCTATAGTATAAAAAATACCAGCACCAAAAAGCAAGTAAACACCTTTTGTTCCCAGGGCATCTGCCACATTTGTATAATCAAAAACAATAAGCCACCCCATTACTAAATACAGTAGTGTGGAGAATACATTAAATCGCCCTGTAAAAAAAAGTTTTAAAATAGTACCAAAAGCAGCTATTCCCCAAACTATATAAAACAAGGTCCACCCCAAACTTTGCTCTAAAATAATTAGTGTTACGGGAGTGTAGGTTCCTGCTATTAATAAGTAAATACTAATATGATCTACAACCTTGAAATAATGTTTTTTTCGTTCACCTTCTACATAGTGATATAAGGTAGAAGCTGTAAATAATATAATCATGGAAAGTCCGTACACAACAATACTAAACGTACTCCACGATGTTTTATAAGTATTTGCATTAATAAGTAGTATAAAACCAATAACACTTAATATTGCTCCTAAACCATGTGTTAGTACATTAAGAGATTCTTCACGCTTAGTTTGAGTCCGCATCAGCATCTATTTGTGATGGCCTTAACCATTTATCAGTAAGGTCATAAAAATCAAACTCTACTGCAGGTTTTTGATATTCTAATCGACCACTCTGAAAATTACGTAGTAAGATATCTTCAATTAAATAATCCTCTTCAACATTGGTTGGATCAAATTCTCGTTTTAAAGAGATCTTAAATAATTTGGCGGTGTTGTTAAACCAAAATGCGCGCCATCCGTTTCTGAGTTCTTTTATAAGTTTAAATGCCGTACTTCCTGTCTGGCGGTGGATTAATTTTATAAGTATTTGTCCTTCAGTACGGGTGAGTTTTTTTAATTCGTCTGCAAATTCTTCTTCAATAAATTTCTGAACTTTTTTAGCATATTTTTTTTGATGACGACGCTTGGTTAAATACACCATGCTATCATTCATAATTTCTAAACGTTCGGCGGCTAATTTTGCATAAGGGTAGACTTTAAGTGTCTTTCGTCGTAATATATAATAACGTCTACGTGCTTCTTTATTATCAAATTTAAGTTTTGGAAGAATAATAACTTCATCTAAGTTTATAGCCTTTTCAGGAATAGAATCTCCTTCAATAATAATATAATGAGTCGCCAACGAATCTTTATTTTTCTCTTTTACTTGAGAAAAAAGATATATCGGGAATAAAAGTAAAATATAGATAATGTTTTTCATTACTTCTAATTAGACTCAAAAATCATTTCAAAATTACTAATTAACTCTATGCTAACAGTAAAATTAATGTGAATATTGTTATTTTAGGCAAAAATTAAAACGAATGGCAAAAAAGAAGATTCTTAATAAAAAGTCGATGGCTTTTTTAGAAAAATACTTAAATAATGCAGCGCCTACCGGTTATGAATGGGATGGGCAAAAAATATGGATGGATTATTTAAAACCTTATGTTGATGAATTTATTACAGATACTTATGGTACAGCGGTAGGTGTTATAAACCCAAAAGCTAAATATAAAGTAGTAATCGAAGGTCATGCCGATGAAATTTCTTGGTATGTTAACTATATTTCTGATAACGGTTTAATTTATGTGATTAGAAACGGTGGTAGTGACCACCAAATCGCACCAAGTAAAGTAGTGAATATTCACACTAAAAAGGGTATTGTAAAAGGAGTATTTGGATGGCCAGCCATACACACGCGTAATCGTGCAAAAGAAGAGCCACCTAAACCAGATAATATTTTTATAGACACAGGATGTAAAACTAAAGAAGAAGTTGAAAAATTAGGCGTTCATGTGGGTTGTGTGATTACCTATCCTGATGAGTTTCATATTTTAAATAAAACCAATTTTGTATGCCGTGCTTTAGATAATCGTATGGGAGGATTTATGATTGCTGAAGTTGCACGTTTAATACACGACAATAAAGACAAATTACCTTTTGGGTTATACATAACCAATTCGGTACAAGAAGAAATTGGATTACGTGGCGCACAAATGATTACAGAAACTATTAAACCTAATGTAGCGATCGTGACCGATGTAACTCATGATACTACTACTCCAATGATCAATCAAAAAATACAAGGTCATGCCGAGATTGGTAAAGGTCCGGTAGTAGCTTATGCTCCAGCTGTGCAACAAAAATTACGTGATTTAATTACCGAAACAGCCGAAAGTAAAAAAATACCATTCCAAAGAGCAGCTTTA is from Flavobacteriaceae bacterium and encodes:
- a CDS encoding DUF4268 domain-containing protein, which translates into the protein MFSKEESRLLRETFWTSFGKSFPRKWILYNTKIKGLSFKFYFDTKKALVALDLEDDLENRIDHWEKLIALKTILLNDYLPEAIFEEEHYLDNGKEISRVYVPLNEKVSIHNKNTWQTTMEFFNVTMTAFEHFFEEYKDVIKG
- a CDS encoding hemolysin III family protein; this translates as MRTQTKREESLNVLTHGLGAILSVIGFILLINANTYKTSWSTFSIVVYGLSMIILFTASTLYHYVEGERKKHYFKVVDHISIYLLIAGTYTPVTLIILEQSLGWTLFYIVWGIAAFGTILKLFFTGRFNVFSTLLYLVMGWLIVFDYTNVADALGTKGVYLLFGAGIFYTIGIVFYAIEKIPYNHVIWHLFVLGGAICHFLMMLWYVI
- a CDS encoding DUF4294 domain-containing protein, which codes for MKNIIYILLLFPIYLFSQVKEKNKDSLATHYIIIEGDSIPEKAINLDEVIILPKLKFDNKEARRRYYILRRKTLKVYPYAKLAAERLEIMNDSMVYLTKRRHQKKYAKKVQKFIEEEFADELKKLTRTEGQILIKLIHRQTGSTAFKLIKELRNGWRAFWFNNTAKLFKISLKREFDPTNVEEDYLIEDILLRNFQSGRLEYQKPAVEFDFYDLTDKWLRPSQIDADADSN
- a CDS encoding M42 family peptidase — encoded protein: MAKKKILNKKSMAFLEKYLNNAAPTGYEWDGQKIWMDYLKPYVDEFITDTYGTAVGVINPKAKYKVVIEGHADEISWYVNYISDNGLIYVIRNGGSDHQIAPSKVVNIHTKKGIVKGVFGWPAIHTRNRAKEEPPKPDNIFIDTGCKTKEEVEKLGVHVGCVITYPDEFHILNKTNFVCRALDNRMGGFMIAEVARLIHDNKDKLPFGLYITNSVQEEIGLRGAQMITETIKPNVAIVTDVTHDTTTPMINQKIQGHAEIGKGPVVAYAPAVQQKLRDLITETAESKKIPFQRAALSRATGTDTDAFAYSNGGVASALISLPLRYMHTTVETVHKDDVENVIRMIYETLLQIKDGDTFSYFD